The Bombus vancouverensis nearcticus chromosome 2, iyBomVanc1_principal, whole genome shotgun sequence genome window below encodes:
- the eya gene encoding eya transcriptional coactivator and phosphatase 2 isoform X3, protein MHYVIWRSDMLTEDNDPTKPAGVLDNAGNVSSSTEASVQHPRAANNETEVKNEVQDCPENDSVPSGELYIDENAEEKEQEYPDSMEKADYSSLYGANQYYNSLYNSPPYGTTTAGKNTSGLQSSYLTSYTTPSSMSQYSSYATYNSGTTNFPNVAQNISPSSQKLDYSAYSSSLYGNDRVPLQYSGYYPMHGYHTTPASFNIGNLNFADSTKSALTLDATTHDASDLTARETANIEGNTIRATAKPCRRGRRQSGSGNSIGSADTTEAGPDRIFIWDLDETIVVFHSLLTGQFATKHRKDPVLLGQVAYRMEEMIFNLADTHFFFNDVEDCDQVHIDDVSSDDNGQDLSSYNFANDGFQCASANNGICLASGVRGGVDWMRKLAFRYRKIKEIYNNYRNNVGGLLGAAKQEQWLQLRSEIEVLTDNWLTSAVKCLSLINKRSDCINILVTTTQLVPALSKVLLFGIGGIFPIENIYSASKIGKESCFGRVVARFGRRCTYVVIGDDSDEETAARAHNFPFWRINSHSDTQSLYNALEMGFL, encoded by the exons ATGCATTACGTAATttg GCGCAGTGATATGTTAACCGAGGACAATGATCCGACGAAACCAGCAGGCGTTTTAGACAATGCTGGCAACGTGTCTTCGTCGACAGAGGCCTCGGTACAGCACCCTCGAGCCGCAAACAATG AAACGGAAGTCAAGAACGAGGTGCAAGATTGTCCCGAAAACGACAGCGTGCCCAGCGGGGAATTATACATCGACGAGAATGCCGAGGAAAAGGAACAAGAATATCCGGATTCTATGGAAAAGGCGGACTACAGTTCGTTGTACGGAGCCAATCAATATTATAACAG TCTGTACAACTCACCTCCCTACGGGACAACCACAGCCGGGAAAAACACCTCGGGCTTGCAAAGTTCTTATCTGACCTCATACACGACGCCCAGCTCCATGTCTCAATATTCATCTTACGCTACATACAACAGCGGCACCACGAATTTCCCCAACGTGGCTCAAAATATATCACCGTCTTCACAG AAGCTAGATTACAGCGCCTACAGTAGCAGTTTGTATGGAAATGACAGGGTACCATTACAGTATTCCGGATATTACCCCATGCATGGTTACCACACGACACCCGCTTCGTTTAACATTGGAAACCTAAATTTTGCTG ATTCGACAAAGTCTGCGCTCACGTTGGACGCAACAACTCACGATGCCAGCGATCTTACCGCACGAGAAACCGCAAACATCGAAGGTAACACGATTC GAGCGACAGCGAAACCTTGCAGACGCGGAAGACGCCAGAGCGGAAGTGGAAACAGTATAGGTTCTGCGGATACGACAGAAGCCGGTCCTGACCGGATATTCATCTGGGACCTGGACGAAACCATAGTTGTATTTCACTCCTTGTTAACTGGGCAATTTGCAACGAAGCACCGTAAGGATCCGGTTCTTTTGGGCCAAGTGGCGTACAGGATGGAAGAAATGATATTCAATTTGGCTGATACTCACTTCTTTTTCAACGACGTCGAG GATTGTGACCAAGTACACATCGATGATGTATCATCAGATGATAATGGGCAAGACCTGTCTTCTTACAATTTTGCTAACGATGGTTTCCAATGCGCGTCTGCGAACAACGGTATATGTTTGGCTTCCGGTGTTAGAGGTGGAGTCGATTGGATGCGAAAATTAGCCTTTCGCTATCGAAAAATTAAAGAGATCTATAATAATTATCGAAACAATGTCGGCGGTTTATTGGGTGCTGCAAAACAAGAACAATGGTTACAACTACGTTCTGAGATTGAAGTGCTCACCGATAACTGGTTAACGTCAGCTGTAAAATGTTTAAGTCTcataaataaaagaagtgactgCATTAACATTCTGGTTACTACCACGCAATTAGTACCGGCTTTATCTAAAGTACTGCTTTTTGGGATTGGCGGAATATTTCCAATCGAAAATATTTATTCGGCCTCGAAAATCG GAAAAGAAAGCTGCTTTGGAAGAGTAGTTGCGCGATTTGGTCGAAGATGCACATATGTGGTAATAGGTGATGACTCTGATGAAGAAACGGCAGCACGTGCCCATAATTTCCCATTTTGGAGAATAAACAGTCACTCGGACACACAGTCGTTATACAACGCCTTAGAAATGGGATTTCTTTAA
- the eya gene encoding eya transcriptional coactivator and phosphatase 2 isoform X1 yields MNGSVQFTIHIEYIALKLNVTCINWYIIPIVNRDFVCRFFFRRSDMLTEDNDPTKPAGVLDNAGNVSSSTEASVQHPRAANNETEVKNEVQDCPENDSVPSGELYIDENAEEKEQEYPDSMEKADYSSLYGANQYYNSLYNSPPYGTTTAGKNTSGLQSSYLTSYTTPSSMSQYSSYATYNSGTTNFPNVAQNISPSSQKLDYSAYSSSLYGNDRVPLQYSGYYPMHGYHTTPASFNIGNLNFADSTKSALTLDATTHDASDLTARETANIEGATAKPCRRGRRQSGSGNSIGSADTTEAGPDRIFIWDLDETIVVFHSLLTGQFATKHRKDPVLLGQVAYRMEEMIFNLADTHFFFNDVEDCDQVHIDDVSSDDNGQDLSSYNFANDGFQCASANNGICLASGVRGGVDWMRKLAFRYRKIKEIYNNYRNNVGGLLGAAKQEQWLQLRSEIEVLTDNWLTSAVKCLSLINKRSDCINILVTTTQLVPALSKVLLFGIGGIFPIENIYSASKIGKESCFGRVVARFGRRCTYVVIGDDSDEETAARAHNFPFWRINSHSDTQSLYNALEMGFL; encoded by the exons ATGAACGGGAGCGTACAATTTACAATACATATCGAATACATCGCACTGAAACTGAATGTTACATGCATTAACTGGTATATAATACCAATTGTTAATCGCGATTTTGTTTGTCGTTTTTTCTTCAGGCGCAGTGATATGTTAACCGAGGACAATGATCCGACGAAACCAGCAGGCGTTTTAGACAATGCTGGCAACGTGTCTTCGTCGACAGAGGCCTCGGTACAGCACCCTCGAGCCGCAAACAATG AAACGGAAGTCAAGAACGAGGTGCAAGATTGTCCCGAAAACGACAGCGTGCCCAGCGGGGAATTATACATCGACGAGAATGCCGAGGAAAAGGAACAAGAATATCCGGATTCTATGGAAAAGGCGGACTACAGTTCGTTGTACGGAGCCAATCAATATTATAACAG TCTGTACAACTCACCTCCCTACGGGACAACCACAGCCGGGAAAAACACCTCGGGCTTGCAAAGTTCTTATCTGACCTCATACACGACGCCCAGCTCCATGTCTCAATATTCATCTTACGCTACATACAACAGCGGCACCACGAATTTCCCCAACGTGGCTCAAAATATATCACCGTCTTCACAG AAGCTAGATTACAGCGCCTACAGTAGCAGTTTGTATGGAAATGACAGGGTACCATTACAGTATTCCGGATATTACCCCATGCATGGTTACCACACGACACCCGCTTCGTTTAACATTGGAAACCTAAATTTTGCTG ATTCGACAAAGTCTGCGCTCACGTTGGACGCAACAACTCACGATGCCAGCGATCTTACCGCACGAGAAACCGCAAACATCGAAG GAGCGACAGCGAAACCTTGCAGACGCGGAAGACGCCAGAGCGGAAGTGGAAACAGTATAGGTTCTGCGGATACGACAGAAGCCGGTCCTGACCGGATATTCATCTGGGACCTGGACGAAACCATAGTTGTATTTCACTCCTTGTTAACTGGGCAATTTGCAACGAAGCACCGTAAGGATCCGGTTCTTTTGGGCCAAGTGGCGTACAGGATGGAAGAAATGATATTCAATTTGGCTGATACTCACTTCTTTTTCAACGACGTCGAG GATTGTGACCAAGTACACATCGATGATGTATCATCAGATGATAATGGGCAAGACCTGTCTTCTTACAATTTTGCTAACGATGGTTTCCAATGCGCGTCTGCGAACAACGGTATATGTTTGGCTTCCGGTGTTAGAGGTGGAGTCGATTGGATGCGAAAATTAGCCTTTCGCTATCGAAAAATTAAAGAGATCTATAATAATTATCGAAACAATGTCGGCGGTTTATTGGGTGCTGCAAAACAAGAACAATGGTTACAACTACGTTCTGAGATTGAAGTGCTCACCGATAACTGGTTAACGTCAGCTGTAAAATGTTTAAGTCTcataaataaaagaagtgactgCATTAACATTCTGGTTACTACCACGCAATTAGTACCGGCTTTATCTAAAGTACTGCTTTTTGGGATTGGCGGAATATTTCCAATCGAAAATATTTATTCGGCCTCGAAAATCG GAAAAGAAAGCTGCTTTGGAAGAGTAGTTGCGCGATTTGGTCGAAGATGCACATATGTGGTAATAGGTGATGACTCTGATGAAGAAACGGCAGCACGTGCCCATAATTTCCCATTTTGGAGAATAAACAGTCACTCGGACACACAGTCGTTATACAACGCCTTAGAAATGGGATTTCTTTAA
- the eya gene encoding eya transcriptional coactivator and phosphatase 2 isoform X2: MNGSVQFTIHIEYIALKLNVTCINWYIIPIVNRDFVCRFFFRRSDMLTEDNDPTKPAGVLDNAGNVSSSTEASVQHPRAANNETEVKNEVQDCPENDSVPSGELYIDENAEEKEQEYPDSMEKADYSSLYGANQYYNSLYNSPPYGTTTAGKNTSGLQSSYLTSYTTPSSMSQYSSYATYNSGTTNFPNVAQNISPSSQKLDYSAYSSSLYGNDRVPLQYSGYYPMHGYHTTPASFNIGNLNFAGATAKPCRRGRRQSGSGNSIGSADTTEAGPDRIFIWDLDETIVVFHSLLTGQFATKHRKDPVLLGQVAYRMEEMIFNLADTHFFFNDVEDCDQVHIDDVSSDDNGQDLSSYNFANDGFQCASANNGICLASGVRGGVDWMRKLAFRYRKIKEIYNNYRNNVGGLLGAAKQEQWLQLRSEIEVLTDNWLTSAVKCLSLINKRSDCINILVTTTQLVPALSKVLLFGIGGIFPIENIYSASKIGKESCFGRVVARFGRRCTYVVIGDDSDEETAARAHNFPFWRINSHSDTQSLYNALEMGFL, encoded by the exons ATGAACGGGAGCGTACAATTTACAATACATATCGAATACATCGCACTGAAACTGAATGTTACATGCATTAACTGGTATATAATACCAATTGTTAATCGCGATTTTGTTTGTCGTTTTTTCTTCAGGCGCAGTGATATGTTAACCGAGGACAATGATCCGACGAAACCAGCAGGCGTTTTAGACAATGCTGGCAACGTGTCTTCGTCGACAGAGGCCTCGGTACAGCACCCTCGAGCCGCAAACAATG AAACGGAAGTCAAGAACGAGGTGCAAGATTGTCCCGAAAACGACAGCGTGCCCAGCGGGGAATTATACATCGACGAGAATGCCGAGGAAAAGGAACAAGAATATCCGGATTCTATGGAAAAGGCGGACTACAGTTCGTTGTACGGAGCCAATCAATATTATAACAG TCTGTACAACTCACCTCCCTACGGGACAACCACAGCCGGGAAAAACACCTCGGGCTTGCAAAGTTCTTATCTGACCTCATACACGACGCCCAGCTCCATGTCTCAATATTCATCTTACGCTACATACAACAGCGGCACCACGAATTTCCCCAACGTGGCTCAAAATATATCACCGTCTTCACAG AAGCTAGATTACAGCGCCTACAGTAGCAGTTTGTATGGAAATGACAGGGTACCATTACAGTATTCCGGATATTACCCCATGCATGGTTACCACACGACACCCGCTTCGTTTAACATTGGAAACCTAAATTTTGCTG GAGCGACAGCGAAACCTTGCAGACGCGGAAGACGCCAGAGCGGAAGTGGAAACAGTATAGGTTCTGCGGATACGACAGAAGCCGGTCCTGACCGGATATTCATCTGGGACCTGGACGAAACCATAGTTGTATTTCACTCCTTGTTAACTGGGCAATTTGCAACGAAGCACCGTAAGGATCCGGTTCTTTTGGGCCAAGTGGCGTACAGGATGGAAGAAATGATATTCAATTTGGCTGATACTCACTTCTTTTTCAACGACGTCGAG GATTGTGACCAAGTACACATCGATGATGTATCATCAGATGATAATGGGCAAGACCTGTCTTCTTACAATTTTGCTAACGATGGTTTCCAATGCGCGTCTGCGAACAACGGTATATGTTTGGCTTCCGGTGTTAGAGGTGGAGTCGATTGGATGCGAAAATTAGCCTTTCGCTATCGAAAAATTAAAGAGATCTATAATAATTATCGAAACAATGTCGGCGGTTTATTGGGTGCTGCAAAACAAGAACAATGGTTACAACTACGTTCTGAGATTGAAGTGCTCACCGATAACTGGTTAACGTCAGCTGTAAAATGTTTAAGTCTcataaataaaagaagtgactgCATTAACATTCTGGTTACTACCACGCAATTAGTACCGGCTTTATCTAAAGTACTGCTTTTTGGGATTGGCGGAATATTTCCAATCGAAAATATTTATTCGGCCTCGAAAATCG GAAAAGAAAGCTGCTTTGGAAGAGTAGTTGCGCGATTTGGTCGAAGATGCACATATGTGGTAATAGGTGATGACTCTGATGAAGAAACGGCAGCACGTGCCCATAATTTCCCATTTTGGAGAATAAACAGTCACTCGGACACACAGTCGTTATACAACGCCTTAGAAATGGGATTTCTTTAA
- the eya gene encoding eya transcriptional coactivator and phosphatase 2 isoform X4, with the protein MLATCLRRQRPRYSTLEPQTMVNKAPPFRVYLKGYPFKETEVKNEVQDCPENDSVPSGELYIDENAEEKEQEYPDSMEKADYSSLYGANQYYNSLYNSPPYGTTTAGKNTSGLQSSYLTSYTTPSSMSQYSSYATYNSGTTNFPNVAQNISPSSQKLDYSAYSSSLYGNDRVPLQYSGYYPMHGYHTTPASFNIGNLNFADSTKSALTLDATTHDASDLTARETANIEGNTIRATAKPCRRGRRQSGSGNSIGSADTTEAGPDRIFIWDLDETIVVFHSLLTGQFATKHRKDPVLLGQVAYRMEEMIFNLADTHFFFNDVEDCDQVHIDDVSSDDNGQDLSSYNFANDGFQCASANNGICLASGVRGGVDWMRKLAFRYRKIKEIYNNYRNNVGGLLGAAKQEQWLQLRSEIEVLTDNWLTSAVKCLSLINKRSDCINILVTTTQLVPALSKVLLFGIGGIFPIENIYSASKIGKESCFGRVVARFGRRCTYVVIGDDSDEETAARAHNFPFWRINSHSDTQSLYNALEMGFL; encoded by the exons ATGCTGGCAACGTGTCTTCGTCGACAGAGGCCTCGGTACAGCACCCTCGAGCCGCAAACAATGGTAAATAAAGCTCCTCCATTCCGGGTCTACTTAAAAGGCTACCCTTTTAAAG AAACGGAAGTCAAGAACGAGGTGCAAGATTGTCCCGAAAACGACAGCGTGCCCAGCGGGGAATTATACATCGACGAGAATGCCGAGGAAAAGGAACAAGAATATCCGGATTCTATGGAAAAGGCGGACTACAGTTCGTTGTACGGAGCCAATCAATATTATAACAG TCTGTACAACTCACCTCCCTACGGGACAACCACAGCCGGGAAAAACACCTCGGGCTTGCAAAGTTCTTATCTGACCTCATACACGACGCCCAGCTCCATGTCTCAATATTCATCTTACGCTACATACAACAGCGGCACCACGAATTTCCCCAACGTGGCTCAAAATATATCACCGTCTTCACAG AAGCTAGATTACAGCGCCTACAGTAGCAGTTTGTATGGAAATGACAGGGTACCATTACAGTATTCCGGATATTACCCCATGCATGGTTACCACACGACACCCGCTTCGTTTAACATTGGAAACCTAAATTTTGCTG ATTCGACAAAGTCTGCGCTCACGTTGGACGCAACAACTCACGATGCCAGCGATCTTACCGCACGAGAAACCGCAAACATCGAAGGTAACACGATTC GAGCGACAGCGAAACCTTGCAGACGCGGAAGACGCCAGAGCGGAAGTGGAAACAGTATAGGTTCTGCGGATACGACAGAAGCCGGTCCTGACCGGATATTCATCTGGGACCTGGACGAAACCATAGTTGTATTTCACTCCTTGTTAACTGGGCAATTTGCAACGAAGCACCGTAAGGATCCGGTTCTTTTGGGCCAAGTGGCGTACAGGATGGAAGAAATGATATTCAATTTGGCTGATACTCACTTCTTTTTCAACGACGTCGAG GATTGTGACCAAGTACACATCGATGATGTATCATCAGATGATAATGGGCAAGACCTGTCTTCTTACAATTTTGCTAACGATGGTTTCCAATGCGCGTCTGCGAACAACGGTATATGTTTGGCTTCCGGTGTTAGAGGTGGAGTCGATTGGATGCGAAAATTAGCCTTTCGCTATCGAAAAATTAAAGAGATCTATAATAATTATCGAAACAATGTCGGCGGTTTATTGGGTGCTGCAAAACAAGAACAATGGTTACAACTACGTTCTGAGATTGAAGTGCTCACCGATAACTGGTTAACGTCAGCTGTAAAATGTTTAAGTCTcataaataaaagaagtgactgCATTAACATTCTGGTTACTACCACGCAATTAGTACCGGCTTTATCTAAAGTACTGCTTTTTGGGATTGGCGGAATATTTCCAATCGAAAATATTTATTCGGCCTCGAAAATCG GAAAAGAAAGCTGCTTTGGAAGAGTAGTTGCGCGATTTGGTCGAAGATGCACATATGTGGTAATAGGTGATGACTCTGATGAAGAAACGGCAGCACGTGCCCATAATTTCCCATTTTGGAGAATAAACAGTCACTCGGACACACAGTCGTTATACAACGCCTTAGAAATGGGATTTCTTTAA
- the 26-29-p gene encoding C1 family peptidase 26-29-p, which produces MGTFTIVFTLIAIGISCIEAVKSPTFSNTYTLKGTLYIPYAEIREPFYAWYDGKSGSSRIDYYGGMVKTFQLSHKGSYGKSIKIAPITTESVLNEETCLEVNGTKEIKVEPQAIIPDTTEMECIGEEVINGLLCEKWRLEQEIDGKLNKYTFWIRYKKSPRVPGLKEPIPVRYEMKGFNSLLGSHYDHYYLDYDWYSSEKPSSEVFEVTTNMTCVGFPGPGDKHVYTFNPMREFVHNYDTHVNEAFEDFKKTHNKEYVNHVDQLMRKEVFRQNLRFIHSTNRANKGYQLSVNHLVDRTELELKALRGKQYTAHYNGGQPFPHNAEKEVTEVPDSLDWRLYGAVTPVKDQSVCGSCWSFGTTGAVEGAYYMKYGKLVRLSQQALIDCSWGYGNNGCDGGEDFRSYQWIMKHGGLPTEDDYGGYLGQDGYCHINNATLTAKITGYVNVTSGDANALKVAIAKHGPISVAIDASHKTFSFYSHGVYYDESCGNTEESLDHAVLAVGYGSLNGKDYWLVKNSWSNYWGNDGYILMSQEKNNCGVLTAPTYVTM; this is translated from the exons ATGGGTACTTTTACAATCGTTTTTACATTGATAGCGATAG gtATCTCTTGCATCGAGGCTGTGAAGTCTCCAACATTTAGCAATACTTACACATTAAAAGGAACTTTATATATTCCATATGCTGAAATCCGAGAACCATTCTATGCATGGTATGATGGCAAAAGTGGATCTAGTAGAATCGATTACTATGGAG GAATGGTCAAGACTTTCCAATTATCACACAAAGGATCATATGGAAAAAGCATAAAAATTGCCCCAATAACTACAGAATCTGTCCTGAATGAGGAAACATGTCTTGAAGTAAATGGTACTAAAGAAATTAAGGTTGAACCTCAAGCTATTATTCCAGACACAACTGAAATGgag TGTATTGGAGAAGAAGTGATTAATGGTTTATTATGTGAAAAATGGAGATTGGAACAGGAGATTGAtggaaaattaaacaaatatactTTTTGGATAAGATATAAG aaaTCTCCACGTGTACCTGGTTTAAAAGAACCAATTCCTGTAAGGTATGAGATGAAAGGATTCAATAGTCTTTTGGGCTCTCACTATGATCATTACTATCTGGATTATGATTGGTACTCTTCTGAAAAACCTAGTTCAGAAGTGTTTGAAGTTACAACAA ATATGACATGTGTTGGTTTTCCCGGACCTGGAGACAAACATGTATACACATTTAATCCTATGCGTGAGTTTGTTCACAATTATGACACTCATGTAAATGAAGCATTTGAAGATTTCAAAAAAACTCATAACAAGGAATATGTAAATCATGTAGATCAATTGATGCGTAAAGAAGTATTTAGGCAAAATTTAAG ATTTATTCATTCGACCAACCGAGCTAATAAAGGCTACCAATTGAGTGTTAATCATTTGGTAGATCGTACTGAGTTAGAATTAAAAGCTTTACGTGGCAAACAATACACTGCACATTACAATGGAGGACAACCTTTCCCACACAATGCTGAAAAAGAAGTAACCGAAGTCCCAGATAGTTTAGATTGGAGGCTCTATGGTGCTGTTACTCCTGTTAAAG ATCAATCTGTTTGTGGATCTTGCTGGAGTTTTGGTACAACTGGTGCTGTTGAAGGCGCGTACTATATGAAGTACGGTAAATTAGTGCGTTTGTCTCAACAG gCGCTTATTGATTGTTCATGGGGCTATGGAAATAATGGTTGTGATGGTGGTGAAGATTTCAGATCATATCAATGGATTATGAAGCATGGAGGTTTGCCTACTGAAGATGATTATGGTGGTTACCTTGGTCAA GACGGTTACTGTCACATAAATAATGCTACACTGACAGCCAAAATTACTGGCTATGTAAATGTTACATCGGGCGATGCTAATGCTCTAAAAGTTGCCATTGCTAAGCATGGTCCAATTTCAGTCGCAATTGACGCATCCCATAAAACATTTTCATTCTACTCCCATGGCGTATATTACGATGAGTCTTGTG GTAATACGGAAGAGAGTCTGGATCATGCAGTTTTAGCTGTAGGTTATGGCAGCTTAAATGGAAAGGATTATTGGTTGGTCAAAAATTCATGGTCAAATTACTGGGGCAATGATGGTTACATTCTTATGTCTCAGGAAAAAAATAACTGTGGTGTATTAACAGCTCCAACATATGTTACTATGTAA